One genomic window of Lagenorhynchus albirostris chromosome 17, mLagAlb1.1, whole genome shotgun sequence includes the following:
- the TMEM74 gene encoding transmembrane protein 74 encodes MELHYLAKKSSQAALCDAVDWSSGGLPRDQADAAATKAALCCQRHCTSTPRAPEREGSKLSPSPASPSPSLQDSAIQLDFLPPGLLNSGNNQITAEQKVCDCCSQELETSFTYVDENINLEQRNRRSPSAKGSKHLGDLGWGNPNEWSPEAAISLISEDEDDASSEATSSGKSVDYGFISAILFLVTGILLVIISYVVPRDVTVDPNTVPAREMERLEKESARLGAHLDRCVIAGLCLLTLGGVVLSCLLMMSMWKGELYRRDRFASSKESAKLYGSFNFRMKTSTNENTLELSLVEEDALAVQS; translated from the coding sequence ATGGAGCTCCACTATCTTGCTAAGAAGAGCAGCCAGGCAGCCCTGTGTGATGCTGTGGACTGGAGTTCAGGAGGGCTTCCCAGGGACCAGGCAGATGCAGCAGCCACTAAAGCTGCTCTCTGCTGCCAGAGACATTGTACGTCGACACCAAGAGCACCAGAGAGGGAAGGGTCTAAACTTAGCCCTTCTCCAGCATCCCCTTCCCCCTCACTGCAAGACAGTGCTATTCAGCTAGACTTCTTGCCACCAGGGCTTCTCAACTCAGGGAACAACCAAATAACAGCAGAACAGAAAGTCTGTGACTGCTGTAGCCAGGAATTAGAAACTTCTTTTACCTATGTGGATGAGAATATCAACCTGGAGCAAAGGAACCGGCGCTCCCCTTCAGCAAAAGGGAGTAAGCACCTGGGAGACCTTGGCTGGGGAAATCCAAATGAGTGGTCCCCCGAGGCTGCCATATCGCTGATATCCGAAGATGAAGATGATGCAAGCTCGGAAGCCACCTCTTCAGGGAAGTCAGTAGACTATGGTTTCATAAGCGCCATCTTGTTCTTGGTCACTGGCATCTTGCTGGTGATCATCTCTTACGTTGTCCCACGGGATGTGACTGTGGATCCCAACACTGTGCCGGCCCGGGAGATGGAACGTCTGGAGAAGGAGAGCGCGAGGCTGGGGGCTCACCTAGACCGCTGTGTGATTGCCGGCCTCTGCCTTCTCACGCTTGGGGGGGTCGTTCTTTCCTGTTTGCTAATGATGTCCATGTGGAAGGGGGAGCTATATCGGCGTGACAGGTTTGCCTCTTCCAAAGAGTCTGCGAAACTCTACGGTTCCTTCAACTTCAGGATGAAAACCAGCACTAATGAAAACACCCTGGAGCTGTCCTTGGTAGAGGAAGATGCTCTCGCTGTACAGAGTTAA